One Neomonachus schauinslandi chromosome 9, ASM220157v2, whole genome shotgun sequence DNA segment encodes these proteins:
- the LOC110585538 gene encoding LOW QUALITY PROTEIN: olfactory receptor 4K3-like (The sequence of the model RefSeq protein was modified relative to this genomic sequence to represent the inferred CDS: inserted 1 base in 1 codon), giving the protein MEEANQSVVSEFIFRGLCDSRELQTFLLLPFSMLYLLTVVGNLLVMLLFITDPHLHSPMYFLLANLSFVDFCLSSVTTPKLTTDFLKDNKTISFGSCMTQIFGVHFFAGGEMVLLVTMAYDRYVAICKPLHYSSIMDRQXCIWLVLISWIIGFVHAMSQLAMILELPFCGPRIVNSFFCDIPLVIKLACMDTYTLGMLINADSGILATTCFILLLISYTYILVTVRLHSKDGASKALSTCTSHITVVLLFFGPCIFIYLWPLNITWVDKFLAVFYTVITPLLNPAIYTLRNKEIRNAIKRLTNQHMDSQDNF; this is encoded by the exons ATGGAGGAAGCAAATCAGTCTGTAGTGTCTGAGTTCATTTTTCGTGGACTTTGTGATTCAAGGGAGCTCCAGACCTTCCTCTTACTGCCTTTTTCTATGCTCTACCTGCTGACTGTTGTGGGCAACCTCCTTGTCATGCTCTTATTCATCACGGATCCTCATCTCCATTCTCCAATGTACTTCCTCTTAGCCAACCTCTCATTTGTGGACTTCTGCCTTTCCTCAGTAACTACCCCTAAACTGACCACAGACTTCCTAAAGGATAATAAGACCATCTCCTTTGGCAGCTGCATGACCCAGATCTTCGGTGTGCATTTTTTTGCAGGGGGAGAGATGGTACTGCTGGTGACAATGGCCTATGATCGTtatgtggccatctgcaagccactCCATTACTCTAGCATCATGGACAGAC AGTGCATCTGGCTAGTTTTGATATCATGGATCATTGGCTTTGTGCATGCCATGAGCCAACTAGCCATGATTTTAGAGCTGCCCTTCTGTGGACCCAGAATAGTGAACAGTTTTTTCTGTGATATCCCTTTGGTGATTAAACTGGCCTGCATGGATACATATACTCTGGGAATGTTGATAAATGCTGACAGCGGGATCTTGGCAACAACTTGCTTCATTCTCTTACTGATCTCCTACACCTATATCCTAGTGACTGTTCGCCTTCACTCTAAGGATGGAGCATCAAAGGCACTCTCTACCTGTACTTCCCACATCACAGTGGTGCTGCTATTCTTTGGACCCTGCATCTTCATCTATCTGTGGCCACTCAACATTACTTGGGTGGACAAGTTTCTGGCTGTGTTTTACACAGTAATCACACCTCTCCTGAATCCAGCCATTTATACACTGAGAAATAAAGAGATTAGGAATGCCATAAAGAGACTGACAAATCAGCATATGGATTCACAggataatttttag